Part of the Mastacembelus armatus chromosome 6, fMasArm1.2, whole genome shotgun sequence genome, GCTCTACAATGAAGGGAAATTAAATTTTACACTGTTTATAGTAGAGACGCACTATATGAGGCATGGAATCAAATTTTTCTTAAGTGACATTAACCAGTAAGCGAAACTAGTCCAAAATTATTATTCCTCTATTGCCATAATGTGTAGGCCTGTCTCCTGTCATTAACAAATTGTCCTTTTCCAAAAGCCTAATTAAAATAACGCAGGAGCCcgcatttacacatttacatttttgggAGGTGACAGTCGTTTTGTTTGGGTCCTGCAGATATGAAGATCAGGACAGAGGTTTTCATCAGACGCAATTTATTTTGGTCGACTCTGACGTCAAGAGAATACACGTTTCATTCAACAAGCAAGAAAGTAAGTTATTTATAACTCGCAGCATCTCCAGGTTGCGATCCTTGAGTGCGCAGTGAAAGGAATACTCCCCATTGGACTGATGTAGTGTGCCTCCATGACAAAAGCCACACAGCTCATGTGCTATGGTGCCACATAGGTACGGCACCCTGTAACCTAAACTGGAGCACATCGATGGGAACAGTCAGGGGCTGGAAAAATAGAGATATTTGCCAAGAACCGCAACAAACTTTCTTGTTTTCAATAATTCATTTTCTCCGATTTCTTCCTTCTTACATGGCAAAGCACCGGGTACTTTGAGCATGAAAATCCTCTCCTCCGACCAGGTAAGAGAACTAGCAGACACCAAGTTACTCTACGAAATTATTAaactacaaaatgactgaaacccGAAGGTTAATCAATTCAGGTATGTTATGTCGTTATCATGCGTCGCCGCTTTCTCCGTTTTAATGGACGGTGGTAAAATAGAGTAACCTATTACACTGTGCATATCATCAGATGAACTGAAAATGTTCACACTTTATttacatcattaaaaaaatatatatttcaaattCAGAATGTAAGGAAGGATTAGACGACCAAGCCAACTATTTGTAATACAGCGCGTCTCTGTCGCCAGGTTATCCAACATGAGCACCATGGACAGCGACTCTTACGCCGCGCCGTGTGCTGTTATTTCATGTTGTCTGAACAGATGCTTGTATTGcaactattttaaaaagcatataCGAAAAATCACGTTGTAGGGCAGTTTCTTAAACATATTATTGTTccaaaaaaacatgacaaaaagcGGCTGTTTTTTTACGCACTTAAAGGTTGGTGGATGGTCGTGTTCGTCGTTCTTCCTTCTTCcaaaaatatgattaaaaagCACACACGCAAGCTGCTGTTATGACAATGCTAAATTGATAgattttggttttactttgattttaatGTGGTAATGTCATCACCTGATCACCTGTCAGTAGTGTTTTGCCAATCTAACAGGTGCTGTTGCCATGCTTTCTCCTGCAcacatatgatttttttttttttttgccaaggAAACAGTTTCGCTTTGGAAAAGTAGATTTTACACACCATGCCTCCGTCTGAATTATCATATGAAGAGTATGTGAGAAACCTGTAATAGTAagttatattttttcatgttgtgtatGGGCCACCTGCTGGTGATGATGATTTCGCAAAACGTTAGAAGAACAAACACAGGCTGAATGTTTTGTCCTGTAAACTGAACTGTTTTCAATGGTTTGCTCAAAGGGCTGCGAGCTGTAAGTTCAATGCTGAGAAGACCTGTGACTGGCTGGGAGATGGCAGATATACTGGAGCTGCGGACAGATGGGAACTCTCTCCTGAAGGCTGTATGGCTCAGACGCTTGAGACTCACGCGGCTTCTGTTGGAAGGAGGTGCATATATCAACGAGAGCAACGAGCGTGGAGAGACACCACTCATGGTGGCCtgcatgtccacacacactgatcagCAGAGTGTAAGCAAGTCAAAGCTGGTGAAATATTTGCTGGACAATCAGGCAGACCCCAACATACAGGACAAAGCAGGTAGAACAGCACTAATGCACGCCTGCATCCACAAGGCTGGACATGAGGTGGTAGACCACCTGCTGAGTAATGGAGCTGATCCCAGTCTGGAGGACAGGAGCGGGGCCTCAGCCCTAGTCTACGCTATCAATGCAGATGATAAGGAGACACTTAAACTGCTTCTGGATGCATGCAAAGCTAAAGGCAAGGAGGTCATTATAATCACCACAGACAAGTCACCGTCTGGTACTAAAACTACCAAACAGTACCTAAACGTCCCGCCATCACCACAGCTGGATGAGCGGTCCTCCCCAGCATACTGCACCTCTCCCTCTGATATTAACGTTACTGCATCTCCCACACCTGAGCAAGAAGAACAAAACACagtcttcagttttcagacgAAGTTGAAAACCTCTAGTTCAGCTGCAAAACTAGCCAACGGACCCACATCTCCAACACGTCGGCCTGCAAACCCGAAACGCGCCCGTTTGCCCCAGCTGAAGAGATTGCAGTCAGAGCCTTGGGGGTTGATTGCTCCTTCTGTTCTGGCTGCAGCCGCTGCCCATGAGGAGAATAAGAAAGCCAGTTCTGATGAGGATGTTGTTGCAGGGGTGAACGGACTCTCTCTGAGTAAGAGGTCAGCTTTATCTCGACAGAACAGCGTGGATGGGAAGGACAGCTTATTCCCACTAGTAGGTGAACAGCCTTGCAAAATGACAACCTCACTATCGGTTCCTCCGACATCTAAAGCATCATATGAAAGATCTCTAGGCCAGCACCAGCCGTTGGCACGACGCAGTACTATGCCAACAGAGCAAGAAAGCTGCAGCAGTGGACTAGCCAGTCTGAGAGACACAGTGCATAGGAGACGTCTGGGGAATGATCACTATGACTCAGACTCACAGCTCTACTCAGACTCTGCAATGGTAGACTCCCCTAAGGTCCCGGTGGAGCGGAGGAAACTAAACACATCTCCTCTAGCAATGCTGACCAGCTCCAGAGAATCTCTAGACAGCAATGCCAGCATGTCTTCTCCCAGCACAGCACGTAGGCGTGCACCTGGCCTCCTGGAGAGGAGAGGCTCAGGCACGCTGCTGTTGGACCACATCTCCCATACCAGGCCTGGCCACCTGCCCCCTCTTAATGTCAACCCCAACCCTCCCATTCCTGATATCGGCGCTAGTAGCAAGCCCTCCTCACCTTTGGCAGCAGGTATTAGATCCATAGCCCCCGTAGCACCCAACACACCAAAGAGAGGTGGCCTCAAGTCAAAGAAGAAACTTGTGAGAAGGCACTCTATGCAAGTGGAGCAGATGAAACAGCTTTCTGATTTTGAAGAGCTGGCTCATTAGTGGTAGTGTTTTAGCAGCACATTTTGTGGGTGTAAAATCTTAACATTATTAATTGTCAGGAAGTACATCCATAAGTTTAGTTGTGTAGACTCACCATCATTTAGATGTTGAATAATGTATgagttataaaaaaaatatgtattcaAACTGAGCAATATAGGTTTCCTCCATGTATTACACCCAACCTTATGGATTATCATCTTTTGACTTCACAACATCTGCTGTAAATGTATTACAGTTTTTGAATGTAAATGCCAAGACATGGTACTTTTCCTCTGAACTAGCTCTCTTAcataataatgtaaaatgtagGGAAGATACAGGGTCCATTTGTAGCCAGCAGGCCACTTGGGTGCACTTTGTGCATATGTAATTAGCACCATTAATGAACTTtctttggaaaagaaaaatgtgatgcACTTGTCTGAGATGTAGCTTTGAGTAAGATGAAATGTGACTGTTTGTAGCAAATTTGTACAAAGTGCCTTCAAGATAAAGATACCTTAAAAAACAGTGGACAGATACATTTAATGTATTAGAATTGTTTTAATTCATGATGATGTAaccaaaatttgtttttatttcaattttgttggactcatgaaaaaaaaaaaagaatgaacaATATGCCTTAAAAAGCAGGTAAAACAATGGGCTATGTATAACAGCACTTTATTGCCCAGGAGGAAAAAACTGACAATGTTGCTATTAACAGTGTTACAAAAGATTCAAAAGCACATGTAATTCTTATATGATGAATTCAAATATGACTGAATGACATTTGAGCCCATAGTCAATAGAGACATTGGATTtcaattaaaatgtcatttcgCTATAATGGCAATCAAAACTAAAGATCATACAGCTTCCATGTAACTTACCTGTGAAGAATTGCTTCTGTTTAGGAAAAGATGAATCTATAGTATTTTTGCAAGTAGTTTGTTGTATATTCTGAATAAATGTCTATCACTTGTGAagttctgttgtttatttactCATCTTTCTATCAGAAGCGCAGCTGCTAGTAGCTACACAGATGCTCATTAGAAAGAGCACCAGTCCTTCTTCAGGCCACTTGGCAGTCCATTGGTACTGTGacgatggtgatgatgatgatgatgatgatgatgatcttcATCACCAATGTCACTGTGATTATGTCAGACCAACCACAGAGGCACTCACATCCCACAGCTTCTTGGCAGCTTCATCATCCAGACCCTGAGGGGCCACTGTTTTCGAGGCACAGTTGCTCTAATCAGTGCAGAATTTATTGTTAAACACACAACTCGATCTGTTCCTACTGTGTAGCTACAAGAACAATTTATCCACCAGGATACAATGATTAATGAGGATGAAAATCACAGGGTATGTTACAACACAgttacactgaaatattttgacCAAGATGATGGTAATTTAATGATGCTGAAATAGGCAACGTATCGGCATATATCCCACTCTActaaaaaaagatatatatatactacCAGCCAGCAAAAACATTGTTCCACAGAGAAGGActcattcagtgttttgtatttattcactTCATCATGAAACACTTGCAGTTTGTTGGATTTATAAACAGCAGATATTTGAAAAGTCTGTCTAAAAGGTGCAGAGTCCGAGTGTTTTCACAAATACAGGAATATGCACCAATTCTTAAATGTCCATCGGTCATTCACTGGAAAACGGCTGAGCTgccaaaaagcaaaacagtttAGGGATTGGATAATATCTGCAGTAAGAGGAAAAATCTCTTCTGCCAACTCCAGGTTACCCACTAAGAAAAAAGTATACAACTGCCCAAGGGCCCCAGTTTCCCAGTGGCTTCAAATGTCAGAGGTTCACTGTGTAAAAACTGGTTGGTGGTAATTTGATTTCACTTTCCAGCAGCAGGTTATTACTTGATTTTGAGGCCCTGTTTTGAAAATGACCCAGtgctaaaaatgaaatgcattaaTCAGTATGTTCACAATAACAACGCATCAAATCACGtctctgctggatgtgtaataTGAAAGGGGGTTGCTCATAGCGACAAATCAGAGACTTTCCACTTTCCATCAGATGCTCTGTGGTCCTGTGGAAATATGATTGAATGGATGCTAGTATTTTCTGTCTGCTGAATATATGGTTTATGTTGAGTTTATAAGGTGATACTCAATCAATATTATGTTGTGTGTTCAGTTCttctgcccccaagtggcccTAAAAACAACTGATAGAACTTTaaaattatactgtatatttatagcACTGAGTagtatgtttatttgtgtttaattaaacttttACACTGCTGGGGTAATACCTGGGGCTATAATTGGCCTTGTGCCTTAAAGCAGTCAGGTGATATTGTCTAACCTGACTGTAGTACAGTACACTTTTAATCTGCAGGATTTTCTTCACTGTGCAGTAGATGGTGGTCTGAACCTCAGCTGGTGATTTGATGAGGAATACGAGGTGTGTATGTACATCTATCATAACCCTAACCCATAGCCCAAAGGGAAATTATGGACAAAACTCTGTCCGAAGTGCCCAAAGATAGATGTTATAGTTACCTTGTAACCTGTTGGACACCTTCCTAGAAAAGAGGCCATTAGCTAATTAACTTAGTGTTTTTTCCAGCAGTGGTACCCTTTCTCCTGATGTTTGGCACTCCTGGTAGAAAAACATCTGCATAAAAAAAGGGGAAAACTGCATCTCTTTCATAAGCTAATTATTAATAATGCAACTCAGAGCTGGCATCTTCAGGAGATCCAGGAGGTTTTCAACAGAAAGTGACCTCAGAAAATTTCAAAccattttcagtctgttttgttAGATGACTCATAATACCGAAAATTAGGTAAATATGTGGTGTGCTTAAAACAAACCAATAaccaataacaaaataaaatagtaaataaaggaaatgaaataaGTGTATAACTGTAACAACACGCTCCACAATCCACACTCCACAATATTATCTTAATATCATTTAATTTTCTAAGACTGAGGAGATGTGAACATAATCAATACAGGAGGTGAAGCAGGAAATGAAAAGTACATCAAAGCAAGTCAGGCTTTTTAGATATATCCTGAAGTATATTGTAAGCAAGTGGTGGTGACTGGTTTTACCCACTGATAATTAGAGTGGTGGTGGTATGATGAGTGATGACTAGATTTCATGTTTTGCTGTGCAATATTTTATTTGGTGCAATATCTATGATTCGTCCAGCAGAGGTCGCTGTAGGTTCACAACAAATCCCCAATGCTTTTTACAGGACTCCAGTAGATGGAGCACATATATCACGTCAAGCCCTAGGCCCtctacactttatttttttaaatccacagtTACCAATCAAATCTAAGAACAGTTGGAAAGTACTTTATATAGCATTCAATTAGATACTGAACTCCTACGAGCAAATTAAGATGTGTCTCTGCTGTTACATGAgcagacaaaagaagaaacCCATTCGCAGTATTACAATGACAGTAAAAATAGCATTACACCCTCAGCTCTAAACTAAAGACTGATCAGACCTGCAACTGAGCAACTGTcttgaaacaaaaatgtagtttGTTGCTTATTGATGAGACTGTTATGTGACAAATCAATAAGCCATTCCCTTTATTTGATATTTCGCACACAGTGGAGAAGCCTAAGAGTCTGGATGAGAACTGAAACTAGAGCTTTAACCTTGGGATTTATAGGGCATCACCCTGTAAAACCCAAGCTGAAATTGGCTGCAAATGTGGTAAATGTGGGCTGCATGTAGACACTGTTTACATACCAAGAGTTCAAAGGTTGCCATAAAGTCAGAGAattttgtaatgtaattttgCTGAACTACATTCTGCATTAAAATCTCTCATTACAAGTGCAGGACAGAAGTGTGCATTTCAGGGACAAAACTGTTGACCTTCAATAAgcttttttttacataatgcTATAAACACAAGTTGAggaatattatttttcatatagCTTACCACATTGTATCTTTATAGACGTGACCATTGTCAATGCAGGCCCCATATTCTTCAGTGAAAGAGTACTTCAGAGGTGACCTGGGTGTCTCTTTTATTGGCTCACCACCAAGCCCATCATGTGACTGCACTGCACACTTCCCATCTTTCTCCCAGTATGGTAACAGTCCCCTTCTAAAATTAGAGGGCCCTCTGTCGAGACATTTTGGAATGTGACTATCCTGTACTCTCAGATGACTTGGGAACTCAGTAAATTTCACCTTGGTTTTCTGTTTACTTTACTAATTAGTAATGTGTACTTAACCTAACTTCTTCTCTATTAGTTATTACATAATTCCTGTGGAGTTAATTTGTTGTATTAATATTGTTGTGAGCAAATCTCTCAATTGGCCTGCACTTTTCTAAAGTAAATGTTTCACATAACAAAATCTGTAAGATCTGTGCATTTGTATCTCATCATGTTCAAATTATTTGGTCAGCTGAAAAGTGAATAATGTTTTTGCTTCCCATTACAATTTTTTACACATAGTTTTTAGATCTCATTTGATTTTGATTGGTTTCAGGCCTCCTGCCCCCTGGATGTTTcaggataatggatggatggtagatggatgggtggatatGACTTTGTGCGGATTTCTCCACATGGCTTTTTAACTTGTTTCCTGACACCTCTATTTCTCACAGCTGGTAACATGTACATATGCATTTTTGTCCACATTCTTGTAAATCAGATCTTTAGGTTTACTCAACATCAGCTATCATTTAGCTCACATAATAAATTATGTGTCTGTATTAGAAAGCTTCCATTGATCTTGAGTGTCCTTGGAGTAGGCACTACTCCCGAGCATTGGGATGTAATGCTAACTTGTGAGCGCAGGCACTCACTTATATGGACCATCATAATTTGGGAACATTTACGCATTAAGAAGGTCCCGGCTCGGCTCTGAGGTCCAGAACGAGGCTGTGTGGACCTCCTGTTTCAGTCCCTCCTCTGTGACTGTGTGGCTCTGACGTTGTACTCAGCGTGTCCCGCcggggagggagagaagggcgGTGCTGCGGCTACTGACTACATTGCAAGGGACCTCGGAGTGGGTTGCCCCCTCTTTGCTCTGACTTTCGTCGAGTGCTAACCGCAGTCTGATTCGGGCCGGGGAGACATGGCTGGATATCTGAAAGTCCTCACCTCTCTGTCGAGGTCTGCCGGTTCCGCTTTTTCCAGAAACCCCGCGGTGCTTGCGCCGGCTGCAAACTGCCAGACTTTGCAACAAAGACACTGTGAGTGATGAACGGACTGGTCCTCAGCACCACTATGCTGACAGTCACCCTTGTGATAAGATAGTGctttattaaaatacatatagCAAGACAGTGTAATGTCGGCGTAGCGACGGAGCGACAAAATGAGCCAACCTCTAACGTTCAACTAACCGGCGGCACCGAGCTAACGCAGCTAGCCGCAATACGTGAGCTGCTAGCCAGCCGGGATGCCGTTAACAGCTTTTATGATGTGCTCAGCCTCGGGACAATGATGCTCCAAACCCTCCGCTTTGTCTTAATAGTAATAGCTGTTATATGACAGGTCGTTTAGGTATTGAGAAAGTCATAAACGTCGAGATAGAGAAGGGCCGAGACAGCTAACCGACCCCGATCGGGGAGAGCGGTCTTTGTCTTCCCCATCCGAAGTTTGATTGAAACGTGAAGATAATGTGGTCACAGAAATCAATGACACGTTTAAGGTCTAAAGTCCAGCAACAAATCAAATGGGAGCAGGCGTGTTTACATCCCAGAAGAGAGGGATAAATAAAGGAGAAAATCAGTGGCAGCAGATGAATCATATTGAATCTTCCGTTTTGAGCTGTCTGTGCGGAAATATCACTGCTTTTAAATGAAGCTAGAAAACGCAAGTATTGTCACTCCAAGTCTGATTAAATCAGCTGTTGAGATAAAAACAGACGAGGGGGTCTTCAGTCATCGTGTTTGCATTGCCGTGGAAAACTTTTGCCAAGGTCAGCCGCTTCATACGAGACTCCGCTATAGGGAGCAATGGCCGCCGCTAGTGATCGCTCTGTCCTCTATAAACGTTTTCATCCACGATCCCGCAAGGTGCTGAACATTTTACCACTCCTGACCCTAACTTTCAGCTGGAAACCGCTGTGCGGATTATTACAGCGATATTACCACTAAATGCACGCAAATGTGACTGTATTTAGatcagtgcagttttttttttctttttctactggGGGTACATATTTATCACGTGGGCTCTGCAGACATCGAGTACAGCAGGGATTTGCAACTCTATACCCGCTGGAGTTGTAGAAACACGTCTCCATGCTAACCAGACCAGCACTGTTAAAGCAGTGTGTTTGCTGAAGGGCACTGAGGTTGAATGAGATGACTCAGTTAACATGTCATTGGAGCTTTTGTGGTGTCAGTGGTGGATGATACTAGCCCAGTTTGCACTGTCAGTGACGTTTCAGGTGGATAAAATGCTGTTGCAACCGGAAAAATCTGATACATATGTGAGATTTGTTTCAAACTTCCACCTGCAGCAGCTTTGTCACTGTATTTTTAGTGGTTAATCCGGAATTATCCTGCTTGTGAAACCTGATCCAATTTTGGAGACTAAAAGACATTTAGACCAATAGTAGAAGATTGACAGTGGTGATTGTAGTATTTTATTGCAGTCACAAGTTGCACCGTGCTTCATGGTTACATGCCCTTTAAATTTCACAGTAGTCCTAAAATTGGCCAACATGCAGTTTCTTATTGGTTGTGGATTTTATAGAGAAGGTGCTGTCACTGTCCCAGCTTTAGTTTGTAAACTTCAGTTATCCCCTTGTAGAT contains:
- the ankrd34c gene encoding ankyrin repeat domain-containing protein 34C translates to MLRRPVTGWEMADILELRTDGNSLLKAVWLRRLRLTRLLLEGGAYINESNERGETPLMVACMSTHTDQQSVSKSKLVKYLLDNQADPNIQDKAGRTALMHACIHKAGHEVVDHLLSNGADPSLEDRSGASALVYAINADDKETLKLLLDACKAKGKEVIIITTDKSPSGTKTTKQYLNVPPSPQLDERSSPAYCTSPSDINVTASPTPEQEEQNTVFSFQTKLKTSSSAAKLANGPTSPTRRPANPKRARLPQLKRLQSEPWGLIAPSVLAAAAAHEENKKASSDEDVVAGVNGLSLSKRSALSRQNSVDGKDSLFPLVGEQPCKMTTSLSVPPTSKASYERSLGQHQPLARRSTMPTEQESCSSGLASLRDTVHRRRLGNDHYDSDSQLYSDSAMVDSPKVPVERRKLNTSPLAMLTSSRESLDSNASMSSPSTARRRAPGLLERRGSGTLLLDHISHTRPGHLPPLNVNPNPPIPDIGASSKPSSPLAAGIRSIAPVAPNTPKRGGLKSKKKLVRRHSMQVEQMKQLSDFEELAH